From Chryseobacterium salivictor, a single genomic window includes:
- a CDS encoding RNA polymerase sigma factor has translation MTHAVFKDTVFCLKDEMYRFAKRFVMSSDEAEDVVQDLMMKFWQKKEELANFGNLKSYAMKSVKNECLNRLKHEDVKMGFADFQMHRSELYQVETNNLKEQIIGFINQLPEKQKAVIHLKDVEEYDVSEIAEMLDMEENAVRVNLMRARQKVKDQIQKLMDFENRMIDSL, from the coding sequence ATGACTCATGCAGTTTTTAAAGATACGGTATTTTGCCTCAAAGATGAGATGTATCGTTTTGCGAAAAGATTCGTGATGAGCAGCGACGAAGCCGAAGATGTTGTACAGGATTTGATGATGAAATTCTGGCAGAAAAAAGAAGAACTCGCCAATTTTGGCAATCTGAAATCCTACGCAATGAAATCGGTGAAAAATGAATGTCTGAACCGGTTAAAACACGAAGATGTGAAAATGGGTTTTGCAGATTTTCAGATGCATCGAAGTGAGCTTTATCAGGTGGAAACCAATAATCTGAAAGAACAGATCATCGGATTCATCAACCAACTGCCAGAAAAACAAAAAGCCGTGATTCACCTGAAAGATGTAGAAGAATATGACGTCTCGGAAATTGCAGAAATGCTGGACATGGAAGAAAATGCAGTTCGTGTAAATCTAATGAGAGCAAGGCAAAAGGTAAAAGACCAGATTCAAAAGCTGATGGATTTTGAAAATAGAATGATTGATAGTTTATAA